Below is a genomic region from Methylobacterium sp. FF17.
CGTGGCCACGGGTTCGGCTGTCGGTCTCGGTCGTTCGAGGGGGGCACGCGCGAGAGGGGCACGCGCGAGACGGGGACGCGGCGAACCGGCCATCGCATCGGACGTCACGCCGAGGCGGATCCGGGCGATGTCGGCCAGGAGTGCCTCGGCCGCCATCGGCCTGAGACCGCAATGCTGCACGCGCAGCGAGACCGCGACCGGGCCGCGAAGCGAAGCACGGCCGAGTTCGACACGTTGCAGGTTGTCTAGCCATTGCCAGGCATAGGCACAGCGCTGGTTCAGGGCGACGCCGATGGGGCCGTAGGCATTCTGTACCGGCCGACGGACGATGCGGTAGGACCCCCCATCCTGCAGGCTCGCCAGTTCGGCCGCGATCCCGGCGCGGCTCGGCTTCGCCATCGCCGGGTCGTCCCAGACCTGGCCTGAGGCGATCGTGAGATCGACCCGGCCACGGGACTGTCCGTAGAGGATGCGCTGCCGCAGGCTGGCGGTCGAGCGGGTCTCCTCGACGGACTGCACGGGGCCGCTGTTCGGCAGGGAGACCAGGGGCCGGTTGTCGGTGGGCGCCGTGGATGTGAAGGCCGTCTCGAAGCGTGGGGATGTCCGGCGCGCCGTCTCGGTCTGGCAGGCCGCGACCAGGGTGAGGCTCAGCGCGACGCCGCCCGTTCGCAGCAGCGTCCGTCGCGCGTGGCTGCGCGGCTGGCCGAGGAGAGACGTCGGTCCGTTCATCGATCCTGTCCTGGACTTCTCTGGCCGCTCCGGTCGGCGCTGACCGTGTTGAAGGGACCGAAGCGGTCACCGTCACCCGGCGGCACGGACCGGGGCGAACCGGTTTGCGCCAGCGTGCCGCTCTCAGCTTGCGCGAGGGTGCCCACGGGCGGGGCCGGCGGTCCGCCCTGGAGGCTCGCCCGGTTCAGGCCGTTCCAGCCCGGCAGCAGGGTGAAGCCGTAGCGCTCGTAGGGCATCGGCCCGACCCCGACGACGCGCCGGGCGATCAGGGGCTGCGGCCCGCGGGCCTCGCGCAGATATTCCCCGTCCCGTGTGCGCGACGCGAGGGGCGCTCCCTCGCCGAAGCGCAGGGGGTTCTCCGAGGCGACCGCGATCGGGAACTCGCCGCGCTGAACGGCCAGGGGGCGGACCGGCGCCGTGGCGACGGTCGGCTTCGGTACGTTCACGCGCGGCGGCGCGGCCGCCGCCTGCTGCGGAACGGCCGGGGCCGGCCCGCAGGGGCCGGTGTCGCGCGCCTGCGGATCGGGCTCGGCGAAGACGAGTCCGACGACCTTCGGGAAGAGACCGTCGTACCGGTTCACGATCTCGAGGTAGTCCCGCGTCCGCTTCAAGCGCGACAGACTGAGCGCGTAGCCGAGCACGGAGGCCTCGCGCGGCCGCCAGCTCACGGCCCTCTGGAACCAGTCCGCCGCGGCGTCGAACTGGCAGGCATTGTAGGCGTACCAGCCGAGTGCCTGCGCGCCTTCGGACGCGCTCGTCGCGAGAACGACCTTGGCGAATCGGTCGAGCCGCTCGGCCTCGACGGGCGCGGCGGGGCCTTCGCCCAGGCGCCGCTCCATCATGTCGACGTAGAGGGTGAGGTTCGTCACGGAGGCATTACGCCACGTGAAGGCGACCTCCTCCGCCTCGCGATCCTGCCCCATCTCACGCAGCGCAAGCGAAAGACCCGTCGCCGCCGCGGCATCCCCGCCGCGCGTCAGGGCCGTCTTGAACCAGTCGTGGGCTTCCCGGAACTGTCGACGGTGATAGGCGTACCAGCCGAGGAGGGCGATCTGCGACGGCTCGCCCAGCCGGCGGGCCTGATCGCCGAGGGCGGCCAGATCCGCCGGCTCGATGCGCCCGGCCGGTTGCCCGTGCAGGACCGCGACGATGCGGGCCCGGGTCACGTCCTGATGGATCGCCCGGAACTCGTCGGCGCCCTCGGCGCCGGGGCTCCGCATCGCGAGAAGCGGCTCGACGGAAGCCATCGGCAGCGCCGCCATCGCCTTCTGCACCGTTGCGAGGCGCAGGCCGGGATCGACCTGCTCCTTGAGAAGGCTGCGGTACAGGGCGGAGGCCGCGGTGACGTCGCCGGTCCGGGCATAGGCTTCGGCCAACGTCCAGGCGATGTCGATATCGAGGTTCTGGATGCTCTCCCGGGAGGCTTTCATCCGAGCGATCAGGTCGTCCCAGGTTCCATCCCGGGCAGCCGCCCGCGCGGCGCTTCGCAGGGTTCCACGGTTCAGCTTGCGCGCGAGATCCTCGGACGGCTGCCAACCCGGATCGACGGATTGGCGCACGCTGATCGCGGTGCGCAGCTCGTCGAAGCGGCCTGCCGTGAAGAGGTCCCACATCGGGGCTTCCTCGGGCGGGCTCGGCTTCAGGGTGTCGAGGTCGGCCGGCACGGTCCAGTTCGGATGGTTCCGCCGCAGCCGTGCGATCTCGGCCTGGACGCGCTCGCCCTGGCGCTGGGCCGCGTAGTAGCGCAGGGCGCTCTCGTCGATGATTTCGGCGCCGCCCACGTTCTGCGGGGTGTCGAGGATGACCGGTGCGCGCCGCTCGTTGAGCTGCAGCACCCCCGTGCGGATCGGGGCCGGCTGCGACGCCGCGGGCCCGACCCAGGCGAGGCCTCCGGCGAGGGCGAGGAGGAGCGGCGCCGCGCCGCGCCGCGGGTTCAGCGGCCGAGGCATGACCGATACCTCATGTTGGTGGCCGTGAGGGCCAGAAGGTGGAGCGTGGCGGGATAGTAGTTCTCGTTCGGAGCCGGCTCCGACAGCCCGGCGGGCAGCGGCGTGCCGGAGACCGCACAGGCGGCCAGGGCCGGAATCGCCGCGTAGCCGGGTTCTCCCATGCGGCCCGCGACGGCGTCGCTCGCCGTGTCGATGATCGGCAGCCCGGCGGGGTCGGGATCGGCCCAGAGCTTGAGCAGGGGCTCGTAGTAGCGCCGCTCCGTGACGCCCGCCATGGCGAGATAGAGCGGGAGCCGCACCGCGTTGTAGGAGAACTGCGGAGGGAAGCCGGAGGCGGGCTGCGGCTGGCCGCCCCGCATCGAGATCCACTCGGTCGGCAGCTGGGCTGCGCCGAACCGGGCGCGCAGGGTGAGGTCCTGACCCGCGGCGCCGAGGCGGCTCCACTCGAATTCCGGAGCGACAGCGCTCAGCCGCTGGAAGGCCGGGAAGACCCAGTAGGAGAGGTTGATCACCGGGCCATCGCTCCGGTCCTCGGCCGAGAACCCGCTCATGGCGGGCAGCAGCAGCGGCAATCCCTCCGTGCGGAACAGGACCGTCCGGCGAGCCACATCCACGGCGATGCGGCGGCTGGCGAGGCGATAACCCTCGTCCGACCAGCCGTCGGCGGCCTCGGCGAGGGCCCAGGCCACGAGGATGTCACCGTCCGTCGCATTGTTCATGTCGGCGATGGCCGGCCGCTTGTCCGGCTCCCAGCGCCAGGCCAGAAGGGCGTCGTCGCGAACCATCAGGTTGGCACGGGTCCAGTTCCAGATCCGCTGGAAGGCATCGCGATCGCCGGCCGCCACCGCGAGCAGCATGCCGTAGCCTTGTCCCTCGCTGTGGCTGACGCGACCATTGCCGGTGTCGACGACCCGCCCCTGTTCCGTTACGAAGCGCGCCTTGTAACCACGCCAAGCCGGCGTGTTGCCCAGGCTATTGAGCATCGGAAGTGTCTCGGCAGGGCCCGGGGCGGCGGGCGGCGCGTCGTCGGGCCTCCCTCCGACGGGATTGCCTCCGGCGGGCCTGGCTTCGGTCGGCTTCGCTTCGCCCGCGGCGTTGGGCCTCGGAGCGATCGGCTTGTTTTCCACGGCCCTCGTCTCGAAAGGGGCGGCGGGTCCCTGCGCGCTCGCCGGGGCCACGGCCAGCAGCGGCAGACAGAGCGAAGCCGCGTATGCGTGCGCCCGATACGGCTTCATCGCACGTTCTCCTCATCTTCGGACTTCGCAGGGGCGGCCGTACCCGGATTGGGCCGACCCAGGCCGCGCAGCATCGCCGAGGTGCTCAGGCCGAGGCTGATCGCAGCGACGAACAGGATCAGCGTGAATACGCTCGGATTGGTGGAGAACCAGCCGGCGACGACGAGGCGCAGGTTCCCGAGGGAGGCCGGGGCGCTCTCCACGAAACGGGCCTGCTTCGCCCCGTGGTTGGTGAGCGTGCCGTCATTGGCGTCGAGCGTCGCGACGCGGCCGTCGATCCGGTTCCAGATCGAGGGGGTCGTCAGGCAGATGGCGGAGGCCTGGAGGGCGGCCGCGCTCGGCGCCGTGAACACGGTGAGGAGCCCGTTCGGGTCGCGTCCGGGCAAGCCCTGGCTGACGATCAGGGAGGCTTGCGATCCGATCTCGATCTCGGGTTCGCGGACCTGATCCACGGCCCAGGCCTTGGTGGCGGCCCAGCTTTCGCGTGCCGCGGCCCCGAGCCGGGCGGAGATCGTCGCCACCTGGTCGGCGAGGCGTTCCTGCGAGGCCGTGGCGCCATTCCATTCGGCGACGAGATCGCGCTCCCGCCGTTCGGCGTCGGGCCGCGTGCGCTCGATCGCGCCGGCCAGCCGGGGACCCGCAGCCGGGAGGGCACAGGCCGGCGGCCGGTCGTTGCGCAGCCGGTCGAGGCTCGCGCCGTCCATCACCGCGAATCTGCGGCCGGGTTCGCTCAGGAGCTGCGTGGCCGCGCGGCCCTGCCAGATCTGGCGGATCTGGTCCGGATCGAGGCCGGTGGTCCGCAGGATCGCGGGATCGAGGGCGCGGGCGGGCCCGACGACCACCGTCGGCGTCCGACCCTCCAGGGCGCGGTCGTTGGTGAGTTCGAAATCGATCGGCTTGCCGGCGGAAAGGGCCATCTGAACCGCGAGCGTCGCCGCCGCCGCCATCGACTCCCGGTCCGGGGCCGGCACGACCAGACGGGGGCGCTGGCCGGGTGACACCTTCGGCAGGCCACCGCCGAGCGTCGCCGCGAGGTCCGGGAGGCGGATCGCCCGGGCGAGCTGCGGAACCGCCAGCGTCGAGCGGTTGAGCAGCAGGAACCGGTTCCGCGCGGCTCCCCCCTCACAGACGCGGTCGGAGGGTGTCGGGAGCAGCGCCTTCAGCTCGACCTCGTTCCGCCCGGGCCGCCAGCGGCTGAGCGGCAGGGTGATCGTCTCGTCCCGGAAGATCTCGCCGCCCGCATTGGCGAGGGGCACGCTGGCGACGTTGCGCCCGTTGACGTCCACGATGATCTGGGCGCCGAGCTCCAGCCCGGCCGCATAGCCGCCGGCGAGGTTCAGGGTGATCTTGTCGTAATCCGCCGGCACGAAATCCGTCGGGAGCGTCAGGTCGAAGCGCGTCCGGAACAGGCGGCCGCCGAACTCCCCGCTCTCCAGGCCGAAGGCCGAGAGCGGCAGCGTCTCGCGACCCTGAACCGACACGCCCCGCGCGAGGGCGAGGGCTTGGAGGCCCTGCGGGCTACCCATCGGTTCGCGGTTGGCGATTCCACCAACGATGCGGCTCGCCGCCTCGATCTCGGCGGGCGTGTCGCCCGAGAGGACGATCCGGGCGGCCCGCTCGCCCTGCGAGGGCTCGAAGGTCAGGGGCTGGCGGCCGAGACCGCCCGTGTCCCCGCCGACGTCCGCCACGTGGATGTCGAGGCCGGCCGGGCCCTGGGCCTCGCCGGCGAACTCCACCGCCACCTGGCTGAAGTTGCCGGCGAGCGCCAGTTGCTGGACGAGACCGATCAGGCGCTCGAAGGTCGCGAAGCCCGGCCGGTTGCGCAGGACGATGCGGATCGGAACGATGCCGCGCGCATCGGGGGTGACGGCGGGCAGATCGCGCAGGGAGTTGACGGTCGCCGCACCGGACGCCGAGACGAGGCCCGTCCAGGCCGGATCGATCTGGGTCCAGAGTTCATAGGTCGCGTCGAGGGAGCAATCGACCCGGTGTCGCTGAACGCCGCCAATCGCCAGAGCATTGTAGCCCGGCTTCAGGAGATCGGCGGGAATGTCGAATTCGATGATCCGGATGGCGCCCGGCGCCTTGATCTCGCTGCGGCCCACGGCCACGCCGTTGACCTTCGCGGTGAGGAAGGAGGTCTCGGGGACAACGGAGATCGCCGCGAGATAACCGACGCGCAGGCGCAGGTGCTCCCGGGCCTGGGACTCCGTGAGGTAGACCGGCCATTGCAGGGTGCT
It encodes:
- a CDS encoding cellulose biosynthesis cyclic di-GMP-binding regulatory protein BcsB, which gives rise to MPVTFQRRPGLHGASALTLAGLLLAVCEPALAQSFVGRGAPRVLTVPDAERAARPATTVNAEAEPAAPSAAPPLPQRPFPAVSSSLRLSGEESTLQWPVYLTESQAREHLRLRVGYLAAISVVPETSFLTAKVNGVAVGRSEIKAPGAIRIIEFDIPADLLKPGYNALAIGGVQRHRVDCSLDATYELWTQIDPAWTGLVSASGAATVNSLRDLPAVTPDARGIVPIRIVLRNRPGFATFERLIGLVQQLALAGNFSQVAVEFAGEAQGPAGLDIHVADVGGDTGGLGRQPLTFEPSQGERAARIVLSGDTPAEIEAASRIVGGIANREPMGSPQGLQALALARGVSVQGRETLPLSAFGLESGEFGGRLFRTRFDLTLPTDFVPADYDKITLNLAGGYAAGLELGAQIIVDVNGRNVASVPLANAGGEIFRDETITLPLSRWRPGRNEVELKALLPTPSDRVCEGGAARNRFLLLNRSTLAVPQLARAIRLPDLAATLGGGLPKVSPGQRPRLVVPAPDRESMAAAATLAVQMALSAGKPIDFELTNDRALEGRTPTVVVGPARALDPAILRTTGLDPDQIRQIWQGRAATQLLSEPGRRFAVMDGASLDRLRNDRPPACALPAAGPRLAGAIERTRPDAERRERDLVAEWNGATASQERLADQVATISARLGAAARESWAATKAWAVDQVREPEIEIGSQASLIVSQGLPGRDPNGLLTVFTAPSAAALQASAICLTTPSIWNRIDGRVATLDANDGTLTNHGAKQARFVESAPASLGNLRLVVAGWFSTNPSVFTLILFVAAISLGLSTSAMLRGLGRPNPGTAAPAKSEDEENVR
- a CDS encoding glycosyl hydrolase family 8, producing MKPYRAHAYAASLCLPLLAVAPASAQGPAAPFETRAVENKPIAPRPNAAGEAKPTEARPAGGNPVGGRPDDAPPAAPGPAETLPMLNSLGNTPAWRGYKARFVTEQGRVVDTGNGRVSHSEGQGYGMLLAVAAGDRDAFQRIWNWTRANLMVRDDALLAWRWEPDKRPAIADMNNATDGDILVAWALAEAADGWSDEGYRLASRRIAVDVARRTVLFRTEGLPLLLPAMSGFSAEDRSDGPVINLSYWVFPAFQRLSAVAPEFEWSRLGAAGQDLTLRARFGAAQLPTEWISMRGGQPQPASGFPPQFSYNAVRLPLYLAMAGVTERRYYEPLLKLWADPDPAGLPIIDTASDAVAGRMGEPGYAAIPALAACAVSGTPLPAGLSEPAPNENYYPATLHLLALTATNMRYRSCLGR
- the bcsN gene encoding cellulose biosynthesis protein BcsN codes for the protein MNGPTSLLGQPRSHARRTLLRTGGVALSLTLVAACQTETARRTSPRFETAFTSTAPTDNRPLVSLPNSGPVQSVEETRSTASLRQRILYGQSRGRVDLTIASGQVWDDPAMAKPSRAGIAAELASLQDGGSYRIVRRPVQNAYGPIGVALNQRCAYAWQWLDNLQRVELGRASLRGPVAVSLRVQHCGLRPMAAEALLADIARIRLGVTSDAMAGSPRPRLARAPLARAPLERPRPTAEPVATTAPVVPTANPPVQIPSSPSVAVNGSRTLVMLPPAPTDQPYLAQPASPPASQTVPAVPRPATAGGAPDRARFLTDALPPAGRAPQSATAEAPTRASSGSRPPPAGW